CCGGATATTCGCGCAGCAGCTGCTTGAGCAGCGTTGTTTTGCCGCTGCCCGTACGGCCGACGATACCCAGCGTCTGTCCTTGGCGCAGACTGATGTTCACGTCGCTCAAGTTGTCTACCACCGACGACGGATAACGGAACGTCACATCGCCAAATGCAATCGTTGCCGGCGCGGTCACGTCAATGGTGTTCTCCGCATCCTGCACATCGGGCTTGTAACCAAGCGTTTCTTCTACCCGGTCAAGCGAAGCGTTGCCCCGCTGCATAATGTTGATCAGCTCGCCGATCGCGAACATCGGCCAGATCAGCATCCCGAGGTAGACGTTGAAGGAGACCAGCTCGCCAAGCGTAATCTCGCTGTGGAACACGAGATAGCCGCCGTAGCATAAGCCGATCAGATAGCTGAGGCCGACCAGTATTTTGATCGTTGGCTCGAAGAGCGCATCGATCTTGGCCACCTCGATATTTTTCTGAAAGACCTCATCGGTTTTCTTGCGGAATTGATCCTGGTTTGCTTCCTCCTGCACGAAAGCGCGGATAACCCGCACCCCCGATACCGATTCCAGCACCTGGTCATTTAATTCGCCGAAAGCGTCCTGCGACTGCATAAAGCGCTCATGGATTTTACCTCCGAAATGCTTCATCGCAAGCGCGATGAACGGCAGCGGCAGAAGCGCCGCCAGCGTCAGCTTAACGCTGATCAGTGCCGCCATAATGCCAAGAATCGTCAGCATGAAGAAAGTGGAGTCAATCAGCGTCAGAATGCCGAACCCGGCTGTTGTAGCAACCGCATTCAAGTCATTCGTGGAACGGGCCATCAGGTCGCCCGTCCGGTTCCGTTCATAGAAGGTTGGCGACATCTTGAGGAAGTGACGCATCAGCCTCGACCGGAGCAGCCGCTCCAGAACGAAGGCACCTCCAAACAGCTTATAATGCCACACGTAAGTGATGGCGTAGCCGACCACCGTTACGGCGATCCAGCCCGCCACGACCTGCATAAAGCCCGTAGCGTCCAGCCTGCCCTGATGAATCCCGTCAATCGTATGGCCGATCAGCCATGGCGGAATCACGTCGAGAAAGCCCGTGATGATCAGCAGTACGCAGGCTAGCGTATATCTTTTCCAATTCATTGCGAAAAACCATCGAAGCTTCTTAAGTACGATAAACATAGTTTCTGTTAGACACCTCCCGTTTCCATCCAAGCATCTTCCCCCACAAAACCGCAAAAAAAGGAAGCGCACCGTTAGATAACGATACGCTTCCTTTGGCAGCAATCGGGCACAAGTTGGCCCGCTGCATCAAAAAAGGCGCACGGTTACGGTTACGTAACCATGCGCCTTTGATTCTAATGGGATACCCCTAAAGATCAAAGAGATTCGACGCGCGGATGGATTACGCTCATAAATTTAGTATGCATTTGGTTAAACAGTTGATGAACGCCTACAATTGGATTCATGCCGTAATCCTCCTTTCGATTTGTTTAAGATATTTGTCACTTTACCATCCGAAGAAATAACTGTCAATCCGTTTTTTTTGTAAAACCACGCCTATTTTGGAGAATGATCAC
This region of Paenibacillus sp. JDR-2 genomic DNA includes:
- a CDS encoding ABC transporter ATP-binding protein; translation: MFIVLKKLRWFFAMNWKRYTLACVLLIITGFLDVIPPWLIGHTIDGIHQGRLDATGFMQVVAGWIAVTVVGYAITYVWHYKLFGGAFVLERLLRSRLMRHFLKMSPTFYERNRTGDLMARSTNDLNAVATTAGFGILTLIDSTFFMLTILGIMAALISVKLTLAALLPLPFIALAMKHFGGKIHERFMQSQDAFGELNDQVLESVSGVRVIRAFVQEEANQDQFRKKTDEVFQKNIEVAKIDALFEPTIKILVGLSYLIGLCYGGYLVFHSEITLGELVSFNVYLGMLIWPMFAIGELINIMQRGNASLDRVEETLGYKPDVQDAENTIDVTAPATIAFGDVTFRYPSSVVDNLSDVNISLRQGQTLGIVGRTGSGKTTLLKQLLREYPVGAGEIKITGQPLEKLPMDRLLGWIGYVPQQPILFSKTIRENIMFGKKGETTEEDMQRALARASFAKDIQFLPDGLETMVGEKGVALSGGQKQRVSIARALIADPEILMLDDALSAVDGRTEAEIIEGIRTERAGKTTLITTHRLSAVQHADHIIVLDEGRIVQQGTHDHLVKQDGWYREQYERQQLESLIES